The Hyphomonas sediminis genome contains the following window.
AGAGCTCGCGCACCGGATCGATGCGGCGCCCGAAGTCCGCGTCCTGGCAAGAATCCCGGACTTCGGCGAAGCAGAAGAACACGTCCGTACACGCAAGGCCTATGCGCTGGTCATGATCCCCGACGGGGCAGAGTCCGACATCCTGCAAGGCGGGTCAGCAGCGATCAGCATCTTCTACAATGCAAGCTACTCCACAGCCTCCGGATCGGCATTGCGCGCGGTCCGGGCGGCCGTACAGGATTATTCGGCCAAGCTTGCCATCGAGCGCGTTGCGGCGTTCGGGACCAGCCAGGCTCGACCTGCCCCCGTCACCGTCCAGACGACGATCCTTTTCAATCCGCAACGCAGCTACGAATTCCAGCTTGTTTCCCTGCTGCACCCGGCGCTCCTGCACCTTGCTTTCATGATTGCCGTGACAGGCGCCCTCGGCCGCGAACTCCGGGACGGGACGATCGGCGACTGGCTGGCAGGACGCCCAGGTGCTGCCAGCGCCATTGCAGGCAAGCTCGCCCCTTATGGCCTGGTCTTCATGGTCTGGAGCGGACTTGCCACGTCCTATCTCGCTGTCCTTCGCGGCTGGCCAATCCATGGCAGCCTGCCGCTGATCATGTCAGGCTACCTGGCGATGTATGCCGCCTATGCCGGGATTGCGCTCTTCATCGTCGGTCTGACCCGCTCCATGCTGCAATCCCTCTCCATGAGCGGGCTTTATGCCGGCGCCTCCTTTGCCTTTGCAGGCGCAATCTTCCCGATCCAGTCCGCATCCTCCTTTGCCCAGTTCTGGAGCGCCATCCTGCCCTATACCTGGTTTGCAAAACTCCTGTCCGAACAATGGAGCATGGCAAGCCCGCCCTCGGTCTCGCTGGGGCATATCGGTATCATGATGTTCATGGCGCTCGCCGGAGGAGTGATAGGTTTGCCGTCTTACATCCGTTCGGCCAGCCAGCCAGCCAGCTGGGGGCGCCGATGATCTGGCGCGCTTTCCTGACGACTTTCAAAACGATTTTCTCTGACCGGCCTGCCATGATGCTGCTGGTCGGATCGACTGTCCTCTATTCGTTTTTTTATCCGTCGGCCTATTCCGGCCAGGTCGCGACGCAGATCCCGATCGCGGTCGCAGATCTCGACAACAGCGCACCCAGCCGGGCGCTCGCCGTCAAGATCGAGGCCGTCCAGCAATCGCTTGTGGTCGCCCGGGTCCATTCCGTACGCGAGGCAGAGCGCCTGATAGAAGACGGGACGGTCACGGCCTTTGTTCTGATCCCGGAAGGATTTGGCGACGACATCCGGCGCGGGCGCCAGGGCAAGGTCTCCCTTTATGGCAACGGCGCATATCTCTTACGCAGCAGTGCCGGACTCTCCGGTATAGCAAACTCCCTTGGCTCGATCGCATTTGAATCGGCCGTCGACCAGTCACGCCTTCTTGGCCGGCCCGCAGCAAGTCCCCTGACGGTCATAGAGCGCCCCTTGTTCAACACGCGCGAAGGCTATGGCAGCACAGTTGTTCCAGGGGTCGTCTTCCTGATCCTGCACCAAACCCTGTTCATGGGTCTCGCCCTGCTGGCGGCAACATTGCGCGAAAAGCAGGGCTGGCTCGGCTTTGAGCTGAAGTCACTCCTTGGCATCGCCCTCGCCTTCTTTGTTCTGGGCGCTGCGGAAATTGCCTATTTTTCCGGCTTTGTCTTCTGGTTCCAGGATTATCCGAGAGCCCAGGCCGAACCGGCGGTTCTTCTCATTGCTGGCGGCCTGTTCGTGTCGGCTACGGTTTGCGGCGCGCTCGCGCTTGGCAGCTTTTTCCGGACACGGGAAAGACCCGTCCAGATATGGATCGTGACCTCCCTGCCAATCTACTTCCTGTCAGGCCTGTCCTGGCCCGTGCAGGCCATGCCGTCCTGGCTCGCTTGGTTCAGCCAGCTCTTTCCGACAACGGCAGGTATTCATGTCATGGTCGGTGTCAACCAGATGGGCGCGAGCCTTAAGGACATCGCTCCGGACCTCATCAACCTTGCGGTCCTGACCCTGGCCTATGGCGGGATTGCCATCTACCGGCTTTCCCTGCGCCCTTCCGGCGAGCCGGTACCCGCCTCGACCGGCCACGGATAAGTCCCTGGCAGCTCGGGTCCGTGTTCCATGGCAGTTTTCATGTGTTGATTGCCGTTGAGAATTGACCCTGGGAGGGCAGAAATTTCCACTGAGAAGTGACCCATGTTTGAACCGGTCCCGAGCTTTGGCGAGCGGGGGACCATGGAGTGTTGGACATGGCATTATTGAGCGTTATCCGGCGGTGGTATCACCGCGACCAGATGTCGATCCGGGAGATTTCCCGGCGGACGGGCCTTTCTCGAAACACGCTGCGCAAGTATCTGCGATCCGAGGTGGTCGAGCCGCGTTTCAGGACGCCGGACAGGCCGAGCAAGCTGGATCCTTATGCGGACCGGCTGTCGGCATGGCTGCGGCGGGAGATGACGCGGCCGCGCAAACAGAAGCGCACGATCAAGCAGCTGTATGCCGATCTGGTGAGCCTTGGCTATGATGGTTCGTATGGCCGGGTTGCGGCGTTTGCACGGGCCTGGCGAGACGAGTACCGCGTCCAGCAGCAGACAAGCGGACGAGGGACTTTTGTGCCGCTTTCATTCGCGCCGGGCGAGGCATTCCAGTTCGACTGGAGCGAGGACTGGGCGGTCATTGACGGTGTTCGCACGAAGCTTCAGGTCGCGCACTTCAAGCTCAGCTACAGCCGCGCCTTCTTCGTGCGCGCCTATATCCTTCAGACGCATGAGATGCTGTTCGACGCGCACAACCATGCGTTCCGTATGCTTGGCGGCGTGCCGCGGCGCGGGATCTACGACAACATGCGCACGGCGACCCGAAGGATCTCCGGCTTCAGCGTCTCGTCCCGGCGGATGCGCGGCGGCCTGCGTTCGGGGCGCCGCGCATCCGCCTCATGATAGGTCGACGGGGCAATCGGCAGAACCCTGCAGATCGGCTCGATCCCGTAAGCCTCTTTATGATCATCGATGAACGCGATCATGTCTTCGGTCGGCGGTCGAGCTCCGCCTGCGCGAAATATGCGGATGCCTTCCGGAGGATCTCGTTCGCCTGGCGAAGCTCCTTCACTTCGCGCTCAAGCATCTTGATCCGCTCGCGCTCTTCAGTGCTTGGCCCGGACCGCTTGCCGGCGTCCCGCTCGGCCTGCGCGACCCAGCCGTGCAGTGTCTGCGGCACGCACCCGATCTTGCCGGCGATCGAAACGATCGCTGCCCACTGCGACGGATAATCCCCGCCATGCTCCATCACCATCCGAACCGCTCGCTCACGCACCTCTGGCGAGTAATGAGATCTCTGCTTCTTGTCTGTCATAGGGCCACTCTCTCAAAGAAAATGGCCTCCGGCAAACCCGGCGCGGTTCAGTTGGCTACATATCTTATGAATTAAATCCGAAATTATCTGCCGGAGAGAGCTTTCACTATAGTGATCAGCAAATCATCCTTCTTCCTTTGAACTGCAGGAAGATCTGCGTACGGCACGATTAGTGGATGAGTCCGTAAATTTACATCTTTAACCGGCCCGAAACGCCAACCATCGCGGATTTTTGCGGTCATCCATTGCTGATGTTGTTCGGCGGGCCCATCCTCCGGATGCGACAGCGCATGCTCTACGCTTTCCCTTGTAGAAGCTTTCATCCAGGCCGGCGCACGAGACCAGGTTGGGGGGGCTTGCTCCCCGTTCGCCGCGGCCCAAGCTCGGAGGGCCTCATGTACAACCCGACAAATCTGATCGCGAAGTTCATCTGATCGGTCTTCCAAAACTGCCTCTCAAGAAAACAATAAATGACTACGCTATTTGTCTGCCACTAGTATGCATTTGTGCCTGGCGCTCAACGCTTTGCGCTGGCGCGTGTCGTCAGAAGCTTCTCAAGGATCCTGATGGATGCTCGATCGTATTCTTGGCTCTCCACGTCCAATAGATCATATGGGACCAAGTCAGGATGCATTTTGAGATCATCCAATTTCTTCCCCCCGTCCTTCCTTGGTGTACCAGAGTACCTCCACCCGGACCATCGGCGCTCAGCATTCCAACGATCGTGCTCCAATCTAGCGAGCGCCTCGATACGCCCAAGCATACCGCTTTCATGCTGCAGGTATGGAATACTCGCCTTACCCAGCCAATGGGTGGCATCAATACCGACACTAAATAGTTTTGCGGAAATATGTGAAACAACAGCCCTATTGGACCGCTGAATGTCTGGCGTTTGGGAATCCCAGTTTTGCGCCGTATCAAGACCGTGCGCTTCCTTTCTATGCTCAGAAAGGGCAGTGCGATAAAATCGATGCAGAGTAGATGCGGCATCATCAAAAGCATCATCCGTCCAGCCACTAAGCTCGACGGTTTGATCCGTCGAACCGAAGACCGTTGTATTCTCTGAACTTGCTAAGATCCCCGATTCCCTAAGCTTCAAAAATACTGGTACATCTGGTTGACCAGATAAACGCAACCATTGGCGCAATGCGCCTTCTGCAGCCAATGTGTCGCCATCATTCCCCAGACAGATATACGCGTGGGTTATCTTATCATGCTCAGGGTCCAGAAGTTTCGGCGGGTTCAGGCCGTTTCCAAATCCACCCAATACACCTTCAAATACAACTGTCTCATCGAGTTCCGGCACCCGTTGCCGCAGAGCGGCCTCTCGCTCTGCCATCAAAGGATCGATCACCGTCAATCTAGGCCTATCCAGACCGAGTGTCAGACAATTGACCGCTAAGTCCCGCGCGAGAGCCTCGCCAGTTTCTCCAAAGCCAACAATAACGGCATGAACCCGTTTTTGATTTTCTGCTCTTGCGCGAAGGAATGGCGGATTATGAAGGTGAAGATGACGAGCAGACAGAGAAGACGCCGCGAGGATACGGAGAGGATACGCGCAACCTTTGTTTCCATTCGCGAGAAGGTCCGAGTAATCGTCAGCAAGTCTTCCTCCGCTTACGATGGCGGTGACGCGAGGATGTTTTGACAGCTTTGTTGCGGCGACAGCCAAAACGAGCGTTTCTGAATCGGTCTCCGCTGAAACCAGTATGTATTTCGCCCGGGAAGCATAAGTTGCAAGCATCAGCTCCTTACGACTACGATCATCCCAGGGCAGACGAAAAAGAGCCCCCTCTTTGTTAGTAGCGTTAGCTCCCAAATGAAGGAGTTTGGAGCCGTCTCTCCTCGCCCCTTCTATCGCAGAAAATGCATAAGGACTTGCTCCAACGATCACTCCTCGAAGATCTTTTATCTTGGCGGCGGTCCTGCGTATGCGGGTTTTGCCCAGAACGTCAAACAAAGCAGCGCTGGCGACTATCAACAAGGATGCCGGCCCGAGAAATCGAGCGACTTCCAGCGTCCATGTAAATTGTCCCGCAGGAAGGTCTCTGTAGGTGTCGTTGAAACCGAAAACCGACAGTGCTCGATACAGTATATCCAGGTGAGTGAGCTCAAGACTGCTGCGCCACCACCCCACTCCCCCAAAGCCGATAGCCGTCAGCCCTAAGAATATCGCCCACTTGTACCGGGAGGGCATTGATATGAACAATTTTGTGAATGACATACCAGCTCTACCCCAAGCGCCCGGCGCCAAGGTGTGAGGCGTCAGATCGCAGCCAGTTTAATTACGGCGTAATCTCATTATTTGCGGACATGCACGCATCAGGCAACCGAAAGTTTGCGCCTTTCAATAGGAAAATGTTTGGTGTGCTTTCAGTATAAGTAGCTGGACAGTCGGTACGAGGTTAGCGACAAAGTACAAAGTGAGTGGAAGCGCAGTCGCGCCTTTCAGCCTTCAGGCTGGATAGTAATCGATGCCAAGGAGGACAAATGGCAGATGTGTTTGTCTCCTATCGGCGAAGCGACCGACGCACCGCAAACAAGATGGAAAGATTGCTCGTAAGCGCACGAGTGAGCGTCTGGTTCGACAAAGAGCTTAAGGGCGGTGACACATTTGTCGATCGGATCAACGAAGAGCTTGAACTTGCGAACATAGTCGTCGCCATTTGGTCCGCGGATGCATCCGAGTCGAAATTTGTCCGCGGGGAAATGCTTCGAGCATTCAATTTGGACAAACTTTTAGTGGTTCGAATTGATGATACTCCCCTTCCGGCTCCGTATGACAGCCTGCAGACACTAGATTGGCGCAAAGTAGCTGATCGCCAGTCATTTGCTTCCACTGTTCGGAATCGAATGAACCGGTCCTCTTCCAAAGAAAGTACTCGGAAGTATCAGCCGCCTCATGATCGCGTCTGGAACCAAATCGAAAAATCCATCGATTGCGGCGATTATCGAGACTATGTTCATCACTTCCGCGAAACAGAGCAGGGTTTTGAAGCAAGCCGGCGCATACGGCAGTTGGAAAAGTGGGCACAACTCGAAGACGAAATGGCCCTCAAAGAATTTGCGATTGTGGCATTTCCCGCTCTTTCGCTGGAAATTCGGCGCCGACTGGGTTTGGTTGAGGATGACTTGGCTGCCGAAGCCGCATTGGACGTCACAGACGTTCATATGGATGAGAAGTTCGACGGAGCGATAGCGACCTACCTCTCACTCGACATTAGAGCGGCAGCCGAGCCCCTTTTCTCTTCCGCGCGCATGGAGTCAACATTCGACAGAATTGCCCTAACTTCGGCATATGATGAGGCGTCCGTGGCGGACGGCCTGACGCCGGCAATGAGTAGTTGGTACGCAACCTATGTTGCTCCCCTTCGGCAGCCAGCGATTTTGCAGGCTGAGCAAGTATCGACCGAGCCGACATCAGCCAATCAACTTTCTGGATTGTTACTACCCAGGAAACTCGATCAGTTAAAATACCATCTCATGGCGCGGCGGAAGGAAATTATCTCCAGGTTCCGGAATGAGAACGAAGCACTAATTCGTGAGCGCGAAGAAGCGCAAATAGAATATGAACGTATGCGAGCTGAAGAATTTGGGCGCGACGCTAAGGTACCTAACCGCTATTTTGTATGGGGCGTTTTGCTTCCACTTATCATGCTGCCGCAAGCTCTTTTGAACTTCGAAATCTTCCGCCAGGTACCATTCATCGGCTCCAATTTGCAAGCACTCGGCGTGACAATCCTCGTCGGCGTCGGATTAAGCGTAGCAGCCAACTTAGTTGGTCGATTTGTTCGTCAGTTCAATTTTTATACGCGCACCGATAACAACTATGTCGGCTGGCCACTTTGGGTTTTAGGAACTTTGTTGTTGGCACTGACGCTCAGCATCGTCGGTTATGCCCGCTATTATTATTCAATATCTACTGTCGAACAGTCGGTAATCCAAGGATGGACGCTATCCAATTTAATCCTGCAGGTCGCGAGTTTTTTGATGGGGAATATCGTCGTGTTCTTCCTCGGTGTAGGGATTAACTTTATGCTTTATGATAAGAACCCAGAGTTCGCAGACGCAGCTCGAAAATTGAGAATGCGGGCGAAACAGTTCGAAAAAGCAAGGCATAGCGCGATCATTATTCCGCTCACTGAAGCTGATAAAGCCCATGATGATAGAGAAAAAGC
Protein-coding sequences here:
- a CDS encoding RyR domain-containing protein, producing MSFTKLFISMPSRYKWAIFLGLTAIGFGGVGWWRSSLELTHLDILYRALSVFGFNDTYRDLPAGQFTWTLEVARFLGPASLLIVASAALFDVLGKTRIRRTAAKIKDLRGVIVGASPYAFSAIEGARRDGSKLLHLGANATNKEGALFRLPWDDRSRKELMLATYASRAKYILVSAETDSETLVLAVAATKLSKHPRVTAIVSGGRLADDYSDLLANGNKGCAYPLRILAASSLSARHLHLHNPPFLRARAENQKRVHAVIVGFGETGEALARDLAVNCLTLGLDRPRLTVIDPLMAEREAALRQRVPELDETVVFEGVLGGFGNGLNPPKLLDPEHDKITHAYICLGNDGDTLAAEGALRQWLRLSGQPDVPVFLKLRESGILASSENTTVFGSTDQTVELSGWTDDAFDDAASTLHRFYRTALSEHRKEAHGLDTAQNWDSQTPDIQRSNRAVVSHISAKLFSVGIDATHWLGKASIPYLQHESGMLGRIEALARLEHDRWNAERRWSGWRYSGTPRKDGGKKLDDLKMHPDLVPYDLLDVESQEYDRASIRILEKLLTTRASAKR
- a CDS encoding toll/interleukin-1 receptor domain-containing protein, encoding MADVFVSYRRSDRRTANKMERLLVSARVSVWFDKELKGGDTFVDRINEELELANIVVAIWSADASESKFVRGEMLRAFNLDKLLVVRIDDTPLPAPYDSLQTLDWRKVADRQSFASTVRNRMNRSSSKESTRKYQPPHDRVWNQIEKSIDCGDYRDYVHHFRETEQGFEASRRIRQLEKWAQLEDEMALKEFAIVAFPALSLEIRRRLGLVEDDLAAEAALDVTDVHMDEKFDGAIATYLSLDIRAAAEPLFSSARMESTFDRIALTSAYDEASVADGLTPAMSSWYATYVAPLRQPAILQAEQVSTEPTSANQLSGLLLPRKLDQLKYHLMARRKEIISRFRNENEALIREREEAQIEYERMRAEEFGRDAKVPNRYFVWGVLLPLIMLPQALLNFEIFRQVPFIGSNLQALGVTILVGVGLSVAANLVGRFVRQFNFYTRTDNNYVGWPLWVLGTLLLALTLSIVGYARYYYSISTVEQSVIQGWTLSNLILQVASFLMGNIVVFFLGVGINFMLYDKNPEFADAARKLRMRAKQFEKARHSAIIIPLTEADKAHDDREKAAINAELQMRMHPDYKRISALIAAIEAKDRVIQTVLVEYKSRLSKLVQQSQSKVRYEKYDLRRNPSGEPIQVSSADFMEMTPRLSWYP
- a CDS encoding RyR domain-containing protein; its protein translation is MKASTRESVEHALSHPEDGPAEQHQQWMTAKIRDGWRFGPVKDVNLRTHPLIVPYADLPAVQRKKDDLLITIVKALSGR
- a CDS encoding ABC transporter permease; translation: MIWRAFLTTFKTIFSDRPAMMLLVGSTVLYSFFYPSAYSGQVATQIPIAVADLDNSAPSRALAVKIEAVQQSLVVARVHSVREAERLIEDGTVTAFVLIPEGFGDDIRRGRQGKVSLYGNGAYLLRSSAGLSGIANSLGSIAFESAVDQSRLLGRPAASPLTVIERPLFNTREGYGSTVVPGVVFLILHQTLFMGLALLAATLREKQGWLGFELKSLLGIALAFFVLGAAEIAYFSGFVFWFQDYPRAQAEPAVLLIAGGLFVSATVCGALALGSFFRTRERPVQIWIVTSLPIYFLSGLSWPVQAMPSWLAWFSQLFPTTAGIHVMVGVNQMGASLKDIAPDLINLAVLTLAYGGIAIYRLSLRPSGEPVPASTGHG
- a CDS encoding ABC transporter permease produces the protein MRAFLSAFCREILFLRHSFWDRVVILWMPLLLLGLPAMQFSSGVIRNLPIIIVDQDQTQASRELAHRIDAAPEVRVLARIPDFGEAEEHVRTRKAYALVMIPDGAESDILQGGSAAISIFYNASYSTASGSALRAVRAAVQDYSAKLAIERVAAFGTSQARPAPVTVQTTILFNPQRSYEFQLVSLLHPALLHLAFMIAVTGALGRELRDGTIGDWLAGRPGAASAIAGKLAPYGLVFMVWSGLATSYLAVLRGWPIHGSLPLIMSGYLAMYAAYAGIALFIVGLTRSMLQSLSMSGLYAGASFAFAGAIFPIQSASSFAQFWSAILPYTWFAKLLSEQWSMASPPSVSLGHIGIMMFMALAGGVIGLPSYIRSASQPASWGRR